A window of the Lactuca sativa cultivar Salinas chromosome 7, Lsat_Salinas_v11, whole genome shotgun sequence genome harbors these coding sequences:
- the LOC111883230 gene encoding uncharacterized protein LOC111883230, translating to MTARKEKPKTNIHKSAEEIIAKKRQMNARYKKNLQERKQVFKTIKGKNSVVTKISLWVDKNKIFPIVKKSSHGPKKAWVPKSLCILYVMRDEQYDSEWYIDSGCPCHMAGMREELREARSLKDGGRVKFGNNATGEIKGYEIITNGEFSIRNVAYVEGLQHNLISVSQLVVGGGIKFSFDDEGF from the exons ATGACAGCTAGAAAAGAGAAACCTAAAACTAACATTCATAAGTCAGCTGAGGAAATTATTGCTAAGAAACGACAAATGAATGCTAGATATAAGAAGAACTTGCAAGAAAGAAAAC aggttttcaaaacaataaaagGGAAGAACAGTGTTGTGACAAAAATATCATTATGGGTTGATAAGAATAAGATTTTTCCTATTGTTAAGAAATCCTCACACGGACCCAAGAAggcttgggttcctaaatctctctGCATTTTGTACGTAATGCGTGACGAACAATACGACtctgaatggtacatcgacagtggttgCCCGTGTCACATGGCTGGAATGAGAGAAGAACTAAGAGAAGCCCGATCGTTGAAGGATGGTGGCAGAGTAAAGTTTGGAAACAACGCCACAGGGGAAATAAAAGGCTATGAGATAATTACTAATGGAGAATTCTCTATCCGAAATGTAGCTTATGTAGAAGGTCTGCAACATAATCTAATCAGTGTGTCTCAATTGGTTGTAGGTGGTGGGATAAAGTTTTCTTTTGATGATGAGGGATTttag